A stretch of DNA from Pseudobacteriovorax antillogorgiicola:
TAGGAACCCGCTTTGGCTTCGAATCGCGCACCTTCATCATTGTCCTTGAGTACAAAGTTCATCACTCCTGCGATTGCGTCAGAGCCATAAAGAGCCGAAGCACCATCGCGCAACACCTCAGCCCGTTCAACTGCAATTGCAGGAATCATGGAGAGATCCACGCCCTGAGCCCCATCGGAAACACCTTGGCCCAAGAAGGAAATTACGGCAGCACGATGACGCCTTTTGCCATTGATCAAGACTAGAGTCGAATCGGGAGGTAGGCCGCGGAGGTTGGCTGGACGCACAATGGTTCCTGCATCGCTAATCGGTTGCGTGGTCACATTGAAGGAGGGAACTAGATTGCGCATCAAGTCGGTAAGCTCAGTATCTCCTTGATTGGCTAAGTCATCTCCCTCGATAATGTCAACGGGAGAGGCTAGTTGTTCTGCGGTTTTACCGGCTTTTCTAGTACCGGTCACCACCATTGTTTCCACAGCCTCGGAATCTTGTCCTACTGCAATCTTGGCGTCCAAGAAGCAGGTGGCACAAAGTAAGGGAATCGTAGCAAGCCTGTATTTCATAGTGCAATCCCATAGCAAGGGTTAACGGACGGCGCAGAGGCTGTCTGAAAAGTCCAAATCTTGGCGCAACTGCTAGATAAAAAAGCCTCGGTCAAACCAAATCCATGGGTTTGAAACCGCGCTGTCAGGCTCTTCAGGCAGCCTCTGATATGCCTGTGAACTGGTTTGCTAGGTTTCCAGAATTAAATTAAAAGGAATACTAGGCAGATTATGTAAAATCTCTGATCTTCTAGAATGAGTTCACTGCTGCAAGGCGCTCTGGATCGCATTTAGGAGAAGCTTTTCCGAGTCTATAATCGTAAAACCCTGCTGGGAATTGGGTGTGACAGAATAGTGATAGGCGATGGAGAGTTCAGTGCAAGCCAGTAGCAATGACTTTACTTTATATTTTTCCGCCATTTGTGACAGAAAATTTGAGAACTCCTCCTTCCCTGTAGCGCTGAGGCGGCCTTGCTTCACGGTTTGAATCCAAGCGCTCACCAGACCTTGGTCGCTGTCATCAAGCTGCAAAGCTTGCATACCTTTGGCGCGAAGTAGGTCCTGGTATAGTTTGGCTTGCCGGAGCGCATCAGTGCTCAGTATCAAGCTTGGTGAGTCCTGAATCCCATGGCGATGTGTCATATGATTGGCGACATAGCGAGGCAGGTGAAAGACCCGATGAGCCCCGCTAAAAAATGAGATCAAGGAGTGATTAAGGTGCGCGGCATTACTCACGAGAAAGTACTTCTGATAGTTGTGACGCATAAATCGCTGCAAGTGATAGCCGTAGTTCCAACCACCTCTTAGAATTTGCCACATGGTTCGGGGTGGGGGAAGGGATAGGAGATGGATACTCATAGAAGAAAGAGTATTTTCATCGATACTCTCACCTAGGGCATCAATGATACGGGCATCACTGAGAGGCCCCATACCGCCCAACAAGCCAATTCTTTGCTGGGATGCCCAGGGGGATTGAATAAATAGTTCGATGATGGGGCGCTCCCATTCTACTGGAGTGGATGCGGCAAGGGTATTTTGGAGTTCGTAGTAAGCATGCATCTGTTCTTTAATGCGGCTACTGATTCGAATTTGTAAATATCCATCTTCAATCGAGCCTTCGACATCTTCGAAAGCCTTCAATGCAGAATCGAGCTTTTGATCTTGTGCTGAAAGTTGAAGACTGGAAGCTAGGAGCAGGATGACTAGGATTTTAGCAAGGTACAACAGGAACTCCTCAATGTGATCGGTTCCTGCTATGGTATGCGAAGAATTCTTAGAATCTTCTAAAATTGACTCCTAAGAAGCCTTTGTTTTTCTAGTTATCACAACCAGCTTGGAGAGTGGGATTGATGCTGTTAATGCGGAATCCACGCTCATCTAGATTCTGAAGAATATCGGAGTACAACTCGTCTTCCATATCTGGGGTTCTTGAAAGGATCCAAATGGGGGTACGGAATGGAGTCGAGATCACCGCATAAGAATAATCTTCGGCGAGGTCCACGACCCAGTAATTAGAAAATGGAAGTCCGAATCCACCGAAAGAAACATTTAGCTTAGCTGGGTTTCGTGTGGTCTTAGCTTCGCCGATGGCAACGTCTAATTCACCATCAACAGCACCTTTCCGACAGCTATTGATCACATCGACATTGCCATTGTCGTTGATTTCGTATTCGGCTGTGACGCAGACACAATCTCTCTGGAAGAATGGGTCAGTAGACGCGATTTGGTACCACTTCCCAAGAAATTGAGGAAGATCGAGATCGGGTACAACCTTGGGAAAGATCCCTGCAAAGGCTGCCTGGCTGGTAAGCACTAATCCGCACGCAATTGTCATCAACTTCATTTTCATTTCTCCTTTAATAATGTTTGTGAGACAAGCGAGAGAGTAAGGGAGCCCTAAAACTTTGGTAAGACACCAATATGTTGCGGTAAAAATGATCGTGCGCAATCTACTCCTTGGGTCGCATACGCCATGTTTTTCGGCATTGAGTTCCGAGGAGAAAGGGACGAATTATAATGGGAAGGAGGACGACGTATGGAATCTTATGCCAGACCAAAAGTTGCAATCAGTGCTTGCCTTCTCGGTAAGGAAGTTCGATACGACGGCACAGGTAAGAAGAACCGGTGGATCGATACCGTGCTGCGGGACTATGTAGATTTCAAACCCCTGTGTCCCGAGATGGCGATGGGTTTGGGTACTCCCCGAGAGACCATGAGAGTGGTTAAAGACTCGCAAGCAAAGACTCTTCATCTGGTCACGAGTAAAACACGTCAAGACATGACTGAGCTCGCAAAAACCACCGTCCGCGAGCTTCTCGACCGGGATTGCGCTGATGTGGACGCTTTTATCCTGATGGCAAACTCACCGATGTGCGGGCTTAAGTTTGTTAAGGTTTACGAGTCCAAGAACGATATCCCCCACAAAGACGGTTCTGGATTTTTTGCAGCAGCTCTCCGCGAGCGTTTCCCTCACGTTCCCATCATCGAAGGTCCTCGCTTGGACGACCTTGGCCAGCGGGAAGCTTTCCTCTCTCATTTATATATGTATCACAGCCTTGGAGCGATGGAAGCAAGCCCGCGGGCTCTGCAAGAGTTTCATCGAGCCCATAAGTTTTTGCTGCTTTCATACAGCCCGAAGCTCTATCGTCAGATGGGCCCATTGGTTGCTCAAACCAGTCGCAGTAATATCAGAGAGTCGATCCAGGGGTATCGTAAGTTCATGGCCCAAGTCTTCTCGGGCACGAGGCAGACCAAGCACGGTTCCGATGCCCTTCTTCATATCTATGGCTTTTTGAAAGAAGGCTTACGGGACGACGAGAAACGCTATGTCTTGGAATCAATTGAGCAGTATCGTAAGGGGCTTTACCCGATTTCTCTGCCTCTTAAAATGCTGTCACTTCTCAATATCCGCCAAGAAAACAGTTACTTACATAAGCAGAAAATCTTCAGTCCGTTCCCTCTAACTCTGCAAGCCTAAGGGCTGGCCAGAAGCTGATCCAAATGGGGAATCAAGTCTTTTAGCTGCAAGTCGGCGGGTTGATCTTTGACGACCCACCGAGCTTGGGCAGGTCCTTGAGGAAAGGTCCGTTGGTATTCGCTGGGCAGGTAAAGACCAAGAGTTTTGACTTCCATGGCTCCAGCGATATGGAGGGGGCCTGAGTCGTGACCAATGAAGAGCTGGCAGCTTTTGATAAATCGAGCCATACTTAGAAGGTCTTGGCCTTCGACGTAATGGGTATAGAACTCCTGATCTTGGTACCCGTACTCGGCTTTCAAACGTTCCAGTTCCTGGGGAGCGCCCATCCACACGATTCTTCGACCATCACTTTTTAAATGGCGGGCAAGCTGATCCCAAAAGCTGAGATTTGCGCAGCGACGAGGATGTCCGGCAAAGGGGTGAAGGCCAATGACCTGATCATGAAGTTCAATAGACAATGTCTTCGCTGGTGGGTTGATAAAGTAATGCCTGAAATGAGCCGGGCAGTTCAATGGAGCTAGCAAGCGCTGCAACTCTGGAACGACTCCCTTGTGGCGACTGAACATAGGAATGAGCTGATTAAGAAATATCTTGGACTTCCGTTTTTGATAGCCGATTCTTGATGGAATTCTAGCTAACCAAGTGAATAAGGCTGAGCGCCAGCACGCGCCGGTGACCACGGCAACATCGTAGCGGCTGCGACGGACCTGCCACCAACGACTTAAAAAGTCTTTAAATGAGCCTTTAGGGCGAAACGGTGATTTATCCCAAAATGGATCACTCGCAATGACCTGATTGACTCCAGGAATAAGCCCAGCCAAAGGGCTTGTGTATTCCTTGCACCATAGATCAATTTCGGCATTTGGAAAATGGTGCCGTAGGTTGGCGGTGACAGAGCTGATAAAAACCAGGTCGCCAATATTATCAAAGCAGGTAACTAGGATCTTACGGGGCGAAACGACCGCTTTCAAAGGCATATCCTCAAAGAATGACACGGAATCTATAGCTATACCGCTAGCTATGAACAAAGTAAATAAGGGGCTGGCTGAAATCCTCTTGAACCTAGGAATTCAAGCTCTGAAGACGCCAACCAATGTCTCAAGAGCTGACTGGCTGTCCAGCTTGCGATAATTATGCCTAAATCCCCTAGTAATCTTACGCAGGAAAAGGAACTTACGTTGTAAATTACCTGTACCCCTTGACTGACAAGGCTTGTGGCGCTCTTTTAGCATATCTAAATGGTTTGCGAGCCTAGGCTGTGGTTACTTAGAGACACGCTAAAAAGTGGTTATAGGTCGCAACGCCCATTGACTCTGGCCACCCACAAGCGTTTGGGGATCAAAAGCTATCGCTCGAAGGAGGATGGAATATGCCATACCGTCTCTTCCCATGGATTATTGCGCTCGGCATCTCTTTTCTGCCAGCATCACTTTCCGCAGAACAACGCAACGATTATTCAGTAGCATTTGTTCACGGCTTTTTAGGCTGGGGTGATGGAGAGCTGGGACCTCTCAATTATTGGGGAGGGCTGGATGAAGATCTTCTTCGCGATCTGGAGCGCGATGGCAAAGAAGTTTTTGCAGTGACCGTCGGTCCGGTGTCCAGCAACTGGGATCGGGCCATCGAAGCCTACTATTACCTTAAGGGTGGTCGTGTTGATTACGGGGCGGCACACGCTGCTCACCATTCTCACAAACGATACGGCCGAGATTTCCCCGGTGTCTTTCCTGAGTGGGGCACTGTGAGAGCTGATGGCGCTCTCGAAAAACTGCATTTTATCGCCCACAGCCAAGGGGCGCAAACGGTAAGGCAGTTGATCCATCTTCTCGCCTACGGTGATGAAGCCGAGAGGCGCTATGCTGAAGAGCACGGCATACCCTTGAATCCATTATTTAAAGGTGGCAAGAGTGAGTGGGCTAAGAGCCTAGTGACCATTGCAGGAGTGATGGACGGCACGACCTTAGCTCCAGCTGTTGAAAAGTACATTCCATTTATAGTCAAGTTTGTTGGGGCTGCCGATGTCCTTCTCAAAAAGACCGGCTTGGCAGACTATGTATACGACCTAAAGCTAGATCATTTCGATCTGATGCCACGGGAGGGTGAGCCTCTTACCGATTACTTCAAGCGCTTTATCAACAACCCTGCCCTTAGAGGAACGGATCATAGTCTCTACGACCTAGCGCCCCGGGGAGCCGCGGCAATGAATCGCCGGGTACCCATCCATCCTGATGTCTATTACTTCTCTTATGGAACCTCGGCGACCTATGGATCATGGTTATCTGGAAGACATAAGCCACGGTCTTTCGTAACGAGTATCTTCAAACCCTTTGCAAGCTTTTTGGGAAGCTGTGTGAAAAACTGCGATGACGGGACTTCACTTGATAATAGCTGGCTTGAAAACGATGCTGTGGTGAATACCCGAAGTACTATCTCACCCACGATCAATAGCCAAGACCCAGTGCACTCTTTCGATCAGCGAAGCGCCCCTCAGCCAGGTGTCTGGAATCACCTGGGCACCCTGCGAACCTTCGATCATATGCAGGTCGTTGGCTTCGGCAACAGCTGGTCGGATCCCATCACACCCTTTTATAAAGATGTCGTGGCCCTGCTGCAAAGCTTACCACAGTAAGGACAAGGAAGACGTTCTTCGGAGGGAGGCGGGCTTCTCTGATAAACCCAGCAAGCTTCAGGACGGGGCTTGCTGGGTTTTTATGTCTCCGAAAACTCGGGCAGCAGCCAACTCTTACTAAAGTAAAGATTGAGGCTCCCGCAAGCCCTTTGCAAAACCTTATTTGTACAAGATTCGAATTGTTGAGACCTTAGGCCCTAATAAGTTTGCAGATTATTGATGTCCCTAATCAGGAAGCCTGAAGAAGACGAATAGGTCTCTGCACCCAAAATTAGAGACGTTCATTCACTGCCTTTGTGAGGTTTCAATGAAGAGGGTGTATTCGATTTTTATGGCTAGTATGCTAGCCTCGTGTGGACCGGAAATGATCAATCCTAGCGAATCTAATTCTGAAGAGGATCTAACAGCCGGCCAAGAGTTTGCAACTGTTAGCGTGGGCGTTCAAGAGTCTTCCACTCCATTGTTCGGCCTCGCTGCCGCTACTTCTTTTGACATGTCCTTGGAAAATTGCGTCTCAGGTTTGACTTACGCAAGTATTCAAGATACCAATCCCAATATCGACGTTTATAAGTTCGACCAAGATTGTGTCGTGAAACTTAACCAATTCGTTTATGGTGGTGTGACTTGGGTTCCAAGTTCAGGTGATCCATTTACCTCTTGGCTTGCTGGCGACGTTGCGACCTTTGAAGACTCCACGGATAACACAAATACAATTCGCGTTGTGGTAGCAAGCCAGCTCGATAACCCAGTTTCAGGAACCGAGCAAATATCTTACACGTTCTCAGAAATCCAGGCTGGCGCTGATGAAACCATTGCTAAGAATGTTGTGTCGGACTCTCATGCAATCACAGTCTCTGGTCAGTCAGCTCCTAACTTCACCATCGCTGCTGTTAGCTTCACTGGCCTAACTGCAACAGGCGCGGGTCAGTTCGGTATTACTCTAAACTGTGCTAACGCTGTTTCAGGTTCTGTTGCAGGTTCCGATATTGCCTGCGATGGAGTTCCATTGTCGGACATCACTTACAAACTCATTCAGGACACTTATTCGGGTACTCTAACGATGTCAGACGCATCGGCACTGTTCCCGACTGGTGAGTCAGTCGTAACTGTGGGTACTGATGGATTGGATTTCGGTGATGCTACCGCGACGAACGGTGGTTTCGTAACAGTGACACTTACTGGACCTGATGCGATGCATTCGAATCCGAACATGATATTGATACTTGAAGCAGCTGATACATCTTATCAGTACTTCAATATTGATGTAACTACTTTGACATACACACCTTAAGGTAGACTAGGATCAAGGCAGTGGTCAAGGTTAATTTTCAAATCGTCTTGATTTACTTTGTGGGCTTTCTTTTATCTTGTGCTAATAGCGAGATAAAAGAAAGCTCAGTACCTTACTTCGATGTCTTCCTAGAGTACGAAGCTACCAACAAGCAGAGCAATAGCCTTATCATCAGAGCCTCTTCTTCCAATTTCCTTTACAAACTCGACACTGGCGACTACGAGACCGATGGGACTGTGGGCGGGGTGATTCCCGTTCAAGAAAAAACGACGTTTTTTTATGCTAGTGAAGGTGAGTATGCTGTTGATGTTTGGATCTACTACGAGGATGGGACTCTATTTGCCAAAGAAACTCTGTCCTGGGTGTACGATCAATCCATTCCTTCTCTGCCAACCATCGGTTTAAGTGAGAAAGCGACCAGTGATGAAAATGTACTTCTCTTGGTTTCTGGGCATACAGGCACTTATATGGAAGAGATCTGGATTGAGGGCGACCTCGATGGTTCGGATTCACCCACCGGGTCTTGGCGAGAGATCCCTTCTACTGGAATCATTCCGATCAAGTTGAGTCCAGGTGAGTCGTTGAAGAGTCTCAAAGTCAAAACTCGTAATAAAGCCGATATAGAGTCTGAAGTCATTACATTGAGCATTCCCCTTAAATCTAGCCCACCTGAAAGCTGTCGGGTTCATGTAGCATCGAGTACCAACTCCCGATTTATGCGTTTTGAAGTGGAAGGTATCGATAGTTCAGTATTGCAGTACAGGGTGTATGGTGACACCAACAATGATTTCCAGTTCCACGAATTTACTGGCCGCGCTCAGGTAGACTTGGAGCTATCGCGGGGTGTGGGAACAAAAAATATTACAATCCAAATCAAAGACGTAGCGGAGAATTTCTGCCTTAGAGAAGAAAAAACAATTATTTATAATTTGGATTACGAACCAGCTGCTATCGAAATCGACGGCGACCCTATCTGGACGGAGTCGCAGCTCGTTACAGTAAATACAAGGCTAGACTATCTACCTTCGGACACTGTTGAAATGTATTTGTTTGGGGGAATCGAAGGACCTAACGTAAGTACTTGGATTCCCTATCAAGAGTCCGTGGCACTGACTCTAAGCCCTAGCGAAGGACACCGCTGGGTGCGAGCCAAATTCAGAGTTAACAATGTTGAAATTCCACAGGTTTGGGATGGTGTTTATCTGAATCCATTTATTGTTCTGCAAGGGTCAAGCTCGCCTTACACCTTGCTAACAAGCAACATCATCGAGTTGGAATCCATGACCATTACTGGTTGCATAGAAACTTATACTGATATTGCTTATCAAGAAGGTTTGGCTTGCACGCCGTCTGGAACTAAAGTCTCTGTTGACTATACTCTTACTAGTGGTGAGCTTATCACTCGCGAAGTCGACGTCCCATAAAGACCCTTGCAAAGATCTCATCAAAACAATGCTAGAAAAATGATGCCAAAAGAAAGATAGTTCGAGCTGAAGCTGCCACTGCTGGAGGAACTAACGTTGACAACCTCTTTTGTTGATTGATTTATCTGAACGGTTTGGTCCGTTCTTGTTGAATAGCTTTCAAAATTCAGCTTGATTTGGGGGCCCGCTGCTAAAGCAAGCTTACTCCCCAGCAATCTCACTTCGAACTTACGCATACCATCGATTGGCAAAGCCCACCCCCATCCTGAAAGCTTCGTATGGTTTGTGCTGGTAACCGTTTCATCGTTGGTTAGGCTTGTTACCCGAGAAAAGACATTAATGCTGGTCAGAGGGTGAATGGAAAGACCTATGGTAGACTGATAATTCTTATTCCATTGGCTTCGAATCAAAGCGTCTATGCCTAGCTTGAAGTGGTAGCCCTGTCGGGAGACAACGCTAGTCGTATAGCTGACCTCGCCATTACTCATGTGACCGCCAACCATGAAGTGGTGATCCTTTCCCAGGAACTTAAATTTGTACTTGAGTTTGTAGCGTGCGAAGAAGGTTTGTGCGAATTCAGTCATGGTATGGCTTGATTTCAAAACTAGAGTGCCGGAAGAAATGGAGTCCAGAGAAATACCAGCTTCCCAATCCTTGGCTAGTGCCGGGCTTGTAACTAGTAGTTGGAGCAGGGCAATGAGATAGAGACTATTGAATGGCTTCATGCTCGCTAAGCTCTTTGGGGAGGTAGCAGTTGATTAAAAGTTCTGATACATCATTATACCTCAGTCATCAAAAAGATTTTTGGTCTAAGTGTAAGGGATTAGATTCACACAAGACTTTACTTTTTTTTCCAATGCTGTCGATGGGTAATTTTTCGGCGCTGAAGACGGCTTCTATAAGTATAATGAATGGTTGATTATTTTATAAAATTTCGAAGAGGAATGTTTTCGGACAGAAAAACCAAGGCCTTGTAGCTTGTTATACTTTTTACACTCTAGGGAAAAAATCGTTAATGTTCCCGTTGGTTAGCTATCTCGCTCTGGCTCAGGTAAGCCTGTTCTAAAAAAAACACTAAGGTCAGCTAATTATTCCAGACGAACAGGTTTCTAGGACAACAAGACAGCCAAATAGAGGAGGCTTTCATGAATCCAGGTAAGCGGATGGAATTCGATTTTGCGTCTTGGCTCTTAAAGCGCAAGGAGTATCAATACGTGCCTTCTTGGACGTATCAAGAGGAGGAACGAGCGAAACAAGATCGTCGTCGTAAAGCAACTATGAAAGCCTAAGGCTAACGAATCTAGAGGAAAACTAACTATGGCTAGAATTATGATCGTGGAGGATGACCCCATCCTTAGCAAGGTGTTATCGGATTGTTTGGAACTCATTGGTCACGAGCCTGATATCAGTTGCTCAGTGACAAGCTTTACTGAAAAAATTCAGCAGGCTGAATCTTGGGACTTGATAATCACAGACTTTTGTCTTGATACCCATACCTGTGAGATGGTTGTTGAACTTGCTCTAGAGAGTCGAATTCCCGTAATGGTGTTTACAGGCCATGATATTGAAGAGATACGCTCGTTGATTCCTTCACATGTGCCAACGTTTTGCAAGGTTGAATCGAGCCATGTTCGATCTATGGAAAAGATTATTGCCGAGAGTCTTACAAGCCAGCATGGGGTGGCTTGAGATCAAAAGAGGGTTTGTTCTTGATTGAACAAACCCTCTTTTTGTTGTCAATTAACCTTCTGTTACTCAGCAGCTGGCGGCGTGATGTTCAAAGGCAGAGTCCTTAGATAGGCAATCACACCATCGCGCTCTTCAGGGCTAGCAAAACCCCAGCTGTGGGCTACTGTTAGTTGATAGCCAGCGCAGAATGAGTTCGGATTATCGGCATCTGGCGCATAAGCACCGGCTTCGACTGCTCCAATGATCTCTACGTCAGAGCATGTACCGATAAGAAGTGGTGAATGGTCAACACCGTTGGCAGCCTGGTGACAGCTAGCACATGATGGTGATTCAACGCCATTTTCGTCTGTGAACGCTGCGTTGTATCGTGCTTGCCCCAAGTCGATCTGTGCCTGAGTGTAAGAATACACTGTAACGTCTGATTGTACCGTTTGATCACCGTAGGTGAAGGTGATCGAGCTTGGGGTATTGACACCATCAGTAAATGTTGTTGCAGATGCATCGAAGGTTGATATAAAGAAGCTACCTTCGGGTCTGAAGTTCCAAAAACTATTGGTAATAGTTAGATTATCCGCTGCGGCAACGGTAGTTGAATCGACAACTGTTTGAAAATGAGTATCTAGGCCAGTCTCAACTTCCAGGCTCGAAAGAAGGTCTAAGAAGCCCTGAGGATTGATTTGATTTAATGCATCAGCTAGGTTTAGCAATGTGGTTATGTCCCCACTTTCGCAGCCCATGGTGATGACGGCATAGTTTGAAAAAGTTGTCGCAGCATCGACAAAACCTGAATAGAACTTGAAGTTGCCGCCTTGAATCGACGTCGCGGCGATACATCGTTGTGCGTACGCTTTATATTCTTCTGAGAAGAGAGCAGCATGCTCTTCGAAAGGGTCCACGGTTGTTTCCGTTTCGGCATCTGTGGTGGCATCGGCTTCGACCGGCGCAGCAGCTTGATCGCCATCCCCACTTTGTTTTGCTTCGTCACAAGCGCTCAAAACTAGTAATGAGCCCATGACGAATACGAGTCCCCGGATGAGTTTCATTGGTGTCCCCTGTATAATAAAACGTTTCGGGTTAACATTCAAGATGTATGCCGATATAAGATGCTGTAAATATTGTCTAAATTGAGTTTGGAGCTGTCCAAAGCATAGCCAAGCAAGCGCAAATGCGAACGAAGTATCAACTAGCTCACTGAAATCACGATGCTTTTCAGCTGGATTGGCCGTCGGTAGGTGAGTGTCCAAGGTTGAAACGAAACTGTGGTGGGGAAGGGTCTCGATTCGTAATCAAACGCAGGTGTTTCACACTGGGTGCTTGTTTGTAGAATCGGGAATCGGCTCAAATTTTCTTTTATTATGACGATGACTAACCGAATCGGTTTCCTTGAAAAAGGCCCTAGCTTTGCACAACAATTTATGGATTCTCGTCTCCATAGCTTTACTCCTGTCTGAAGCGACAAGCTGGGCTGCGGAGGTTTTGCGTCTCGATGGAAGGCCTTTGAGCCAAGTGGATATCAAGCCTTACACTCAGTTCTTTATCGATGAATCTTCAGCTCTAGAGTTCCAAGAGCTGGGTGAAAAGGAAATTCCTTGGGCCGATATTGAGGGCGAGATGTACTGGGGACATTTGTCACATCCGCTTTGGCTAAAAGTGAAGGTCGAAGCGGAACTTGAGGTGGAACTCGTCTTGGAACACCTGTTTGTGCATACTGATCGCATGGATGTTTGGCATTTTCGAGACAATTACCTTTGGCATTGGCAAGGAGGAGATCGGATTGGCTTCAAAAAATCGATTCCTCATGCCCGTGCTCTATCGTTTCTGATTCCATTGATTGAAGGCCAGCAGACGATCATTATTCGAATCGAGAGCGAGGGAAACGTATCAGGGCGATTTGATGCGTGGACTTACGATGAATTTTCCCATCATGCGATGATCGAACACATTTATATCGCGGCCCTTCTAGGGGCATTGATTGTGACACTACTTTATAACTCCTTTCTCTACCTGTCTTTAAAGCATCGTGAGTATCTTCTATATGTGGGGTATCTAGGCTTCTTCTTCGTCGTGCAGTGTATTTTTACAGGAACACTCCTCAATCATATGGCAGATAGTAGCCTAAAGTTCTGGCTCAATAATGATGGCTTCCACCTATGTATTTTTATAAGCCTGGCATTTTGTGTGAGGTTTACGATCATTTTTCTAAACTTGAAAGATAAAGAGCCTCGTCTGTTTCGCTATCTAAGCTTCTTGTTTGCAGCTCTTATGGGGTACGGGCTTATATCTCTCGCTCTTCCTTATCGTTTTAACAGTCGTGTCGTATTTATAGTTACTGTACTTGCATCCTTGTCCTTGCTCTACTCTGGATTCGTCGCAAGTATCAGACGCTATCGACCCGCTTACTACTATACTCTTGCCTGGGGATTTCTTTTGGGTGGCACACTGATCGTAGCCCTAAAAACTGGTGGAGTGTTGCCCATCAACTTAATCACAAGCTGGAGTCAACTTACTGGGGCTACCATCGAAGCGGTGCTTCTATCCCTTGCTCTAGGAGAACGATTCAATTATATGCAGCGTCGCGCGAGTCAGCAGAAGG
This window harbors:
- a CDS encoding aspartate/glutamate racemase family protein: MYLAKILVILLLASSLQLSAQDQKLDSALKAFEDVEGSIEDGYLQIRISSRIKEQMHAYYELQNTLAASTPVEWERPIIELFIQSPWASQQRIGLLGGMGPLSDARIIDALGESIDENTLSSMSIHLLSLPPPRTMWQILRGGWNYGYHLQRFMRHNYQKYFLVSNAAHLNHSLISFFSGAHRVFHLPRYVANHMTHRHGIQDSPSLILSTDALRQAKLYQDLLRAKGMQALQLDDSDQGLVSAWIQTVKQGRLSATGKEEFSNFLSQMAEKYKVKSLLLACTELSIAYHYSVTPNSQQGFTIIDSEKLLLNAIQSALQQ
- a CDS encoding lipocalin family protein; amino-acid sequence: MKLMTIACGLVLTSQAAFAGIFPKVVPDLDLPQFLGKWYQIASTDPFFQRDCVCVTAEYEINDNGNVDVINSCRKGAVDGELDVAIGEAKTTRNPAKLNVSFGGFGLPFSNYWVVDLAEDYSYAVISTPFRTPIWILSRTPDMEDELYSDILQNLDERGFRINSINPTLQAGCDN
- a CDS encoding YbgA family protein, whose product is MESYARPKVAISACLLGKEVRYDGTGKKNRWIDTVLRDYVDFKPLCPEMAMGLGTPRETMRVVKDSQAKTLHLVTSKTRQDMTELAKTTVRELLDRDCADVDAFILMANSPMCGLKFVKVYESKNDIPHKDGSGFFAAALRERFPHVPIIEGPRLDDLGQREAFLSHLYMYHSLGAMEASPRALQEFHRAHKFLLLSYSPKLYRQMGPLVAQTSRSNIRESIQGYRKFMAQVFSGTRQTKHGSDALLHIYGFLKEGLRDDEKRYVLESIEQYRKGLYPISLPLKMLSLLNIRQENSYLHKQKIFSPFPLTLQA
- a CDS encoding glycosyltransferase family 9 protein — encoded protein: MKAVVSPRKILVTCFDNIGDLVFISSVTANLRHHFPNAEIDLWCKEYTSPLAGLIPGVNQVIASDPFWDKSPFRPKGSFKDFLSRWWQVRRSRYDVAVVTGACWRSALFTWLARIPSRIGYQKRKSKIFLNQLIPMFSRHKGVVPELQRLLAPLNCPAHFRHYFINPPAKTLSIELHDQVIGLHPFAGHPRRCANLSFWDQLARHLKSDGRRIVWMGAPQELERLKAEYGYQDQEFYTHYVEGQDLLSMARFIKSCQLFIGHDSGPLHIAGAMEVKTLGLYLPSEYQRTFPQGPAQARWVVKDQPADLQLKDLIPHLDQLLASP
- a CDS encoding lipase, translating into MPYRLFPWIIALGISFLPASLSAEQRNDYSVAFVHGFLGWGDGELGPLNYWGGLDEDLLRDLERDGKEVFAVTVGPVSSNWDRAIEAYYYLKGGRVDYGAAHAAHHSHKRYGRDFPGVFPEWGTVRADGALEKLHFIAHSQGAQTVRQLIHLLAYGDEAERRYAEEHGIPLNPLFKGGKSEWAKSLVTIAGVMDGTTLAPAVEKYIPFIVKFVGAADVLLKKTGLADYVYDLKLDHFDLMPREGEPLTDYFKRFINNPALRGTDHSLYDLAPRGAAAMNRRVPIHPDVYYFSYGTSATYGSWLSGRHKPRSFVTSIFKPFASFLGSCVKNCDDGTSLDNSWLENDAVVNTRSTISPTINSQDPVHSFDQRSAPQPGVWNHLGTLRTFDHMQVVGFGNSWSDPITPFYKDVVALLQSLPQ
- a CDS encoding response regulator; its protein translation is MARIMIVEDDPILSKVLSDCLELIGHEPDISCSVTSFTEKIQQAESWDLIITDFCLDTHTCEMVVELALESRIPVMVFTGHDIEEIRSLIPSHVPTFCKVESSHVRSMEKIIAESLTSQHGVA
- a CDS encoding 7TM diverse intracellular signaling domain-containing protein, producing the protein MHNNLWILVSIALLLSEATSWAAEVLRLDGRPLSQVDIKPYTQFFIDESSALEFQELGEKEIPWADIEGEMYWGHLSHPLWLKVKVEAELEVELVLEHLFVHTDRMDVWHFRDNYLWHWQGGDRIGFKKSIPHARALSFLIPLIEGQQTIIIRIESEGNVSGRFDAWTYDEFSHHAMIEHIYIAALLGALIVTLLYNSFLYLSLKHREYLLYVGYLGFFFVVQCIFTGTLLNHMADSSLKFWLNNDGFHLCIFISLAFCVRFTIIFLNLKDKEPRLFRYLSFLFAALMGYGLISLALPYRFNSRVVFIVTVLASLSLLYSGFVASIRRYRPAYYYTLAWGFLLGGTLIVALKTGGVLPINLITSWSQLTGATIEAVLLSLALGERFNYMQRRASQQKEAYIRELVQKEESKRHSYEQLEKMVYPHQIERIKNGESLENTMPCEKRNAFVIAFDIINSTNLRHQNKREIFSEFFAHCHKIMMADYRKDQLQARAYRIKELGDGFLCSVGFPFCVPDGLNPGDVAFQLIQAFFHEFDQLMARNGLHGESLCSAAITFGEVEGFYPVSGVLEYDLFGRPVILASRYEAIRKRFFRNQLEGHILVVQTEAYQEFSQDIKQSLIRFDLSQGEKIRDHQEATSFYFKFIQPTQALRSIS